In Nitrospirota bacterium, the genomic window CTTTCTCCATTCCGATGTCGTAGTGATAATGAAAAGTCATCCCCTTCGATAAAGCCGTAAAATAATCGCCCGCTTTCTTCATATGAAGCCTGAACCTCCCCTCTTCATCCGACTCGCCAAGGTAATTCCTCCATGACGCGGGCACCCCGATACTGTTCAACACCAAGGTCTCAGGACGCCTGTCTTTTTCCAGTGCTTCCAGAAGCGTCCCGTCCATCAGCAACGTCCCCTCCGCAACCGAACAGACGGGCAGGAGGGTGAGATTCATCTCTCCATCACGGGTGACTGCCGTAATTGCCTGATCGGAGTCGGGTAAGGGATTGGCTGCGCTGGCGATCATCTGCAGTGCGCCGTAGCGGCTGGATTCGAAATCATCTATAAACTTTTTGTACTGCTCCTCGATTTCCGCTGGCTCGATGCCCCAAGCGTCCTCACAATACACATCTTCGATCCAGGTTCGGTACGCTTCGGGGAAAAGCGCAAAACCTTCCGACGCGGTGAGTATCTTTTGCGAGGTACGCCAAAGGGCGCGGGTGTTTGCATAAATAAGTCCATGTAGACCGTAGTCATGCGCCGGAGGCAAAATAACGGTGCAGAGCGGCTTTTCCAAGCCGGGTGGTCGACGACGACGCTTGTGACGATGGAGTCTTCCTATTCGCTGGAAGAGGAGATCGATAGGGCAAAGCTGTGTAATAATCCAGTCGAAATCGATGTCCAGGGATTGCTCGACAACCTGTGTAGCGACCAGGATACGCCCCGTACTCCGCTTACCCTTAGGGCCGAAGTGCTTAATAATGGACAGTTCCTTCATGCGCCTGTGAGCATAGCAGTAACGGGCGTGAAACAGGTAAACCGGCACATCAGTTTTCTGCCTCAGTTTCAGGGCAAGCTTCTGTGCGTCATCGACAAGATTGCAAATCAGTGCAACCTGTGCGCCGGAACGGGCCGCATCGATCACCCGCTGGAGCAGATGATCGTCCGGCATTATATCCATCGCGTTGACCGTCTCCAGTTTCACCTTCACTGTGCCGGGACGTAGTCGCTTTGAAATAACAAATGGAACCGTTTCTTTTCCCGCCGTCCACGTGATCAGTGGATAGCGGACCTCCGGGTGGTCGGGACCGCGCTCCACACCCCATGCATTTAAGAGCTGAATACGCATACTCTCAGGGAGGGTCGCCGAGAGGAGTATCGCTGAGCCGCCTGTCGCTCTCTGTTGCTCCAGCACTTCCTCAAGCAAACCATACATGTACGCATCATAAGCATGCACTTCGTCTACAATAAGGATGCTGCGCCCCACGCCGAAGCCCCGCACAAAGCGGTGTTTCACCGGAAGCAC contains:
- the cas3 gene encoding CRISPR-associated helicase/endonuclease Cas3; translation: MVFRYWGKAKPEQTDGSTWHLLPYHCLDVAAVAAAWWDASPTVRRSFCTLTPLGTDQVKAWVLFFVALHDYGKFDVRFQLLVKNIWTALYPDVGSYRSLPSMEECKSYYHGNAGLYWFKRDHGDLLGVASDPGESDFSFLDYHDDSDTGRWHTWKDWIEAVTGHHGYVRKDGYIVPAPLPIMCDPRLSQVDLRARKEWLNVLEKLCLHPAGLSLNDSPPPCSPLMAGFCSVSDWLGSRCDSENFPLLSEPQDLSAYFTEKYANDAVRVLAMSGVVGTAQHYAGVSSLLMPKQKPRSLQTLVDSLPIQSGLTLMEASTGSGKTEAALAYAWKLLAEGLADSIVFALPTQATANAMLERLERIAPLLFAENPNLILAHGLARFNEKFVALKRAAHERGGDEDGWVQCSQWLAESRKRIFLGQIGVCTVDQVLISVLPVKHRFVRGFGVGRSILIVDEVHAYDAYMYGLLEEVLEQQRATGGSAILLSATLPESMRIQLLNAWGVERGPDHPEVRYPLITWTAGKETVPFVISKRLRPGTVKVKLETVNAMDIMPDDHLLQRVIDAARSGAQVALICNLVDDAQKLALKLRQKTDVPVYLFHARYCYAHRRMKELSIIKHFGPKGKRSTGRILVATQVVEQSLDIDFDWIITQLCPIDLLFQRIGRLHRHKRRRRPPGLEKPLCTVILPPAHDYGLHGLIYANTRALWRTSQKILTASEGFALFPEAYRTWIEDVYCEDAWGIEPAEIEEQYKKFIDDFESSRYGALQMIASAANPLPDSDQAITAVTRDGEMNLTLLPVCSVAEGTLLMDGTLLEALEKDRRPETLVLNSIGVPASWRNYLGESDEEGRFRLHMKKAGDYFTALSKGMTFHYHYDIGMEKEK